One part of the Halopenitus persicus genome encodes these proteins:
- a CDS encoding DUF7123 family protein, with translation MSATTTRSGDATLTEKQRRILTYLRERADSRTYFKSRLIAEDLGLSAKEVGANLRTVREANTDLSIEKWGYSSGTTWMVER, from the coding sequence ATGAGCGCGACGACCACACGCTCCGGCGACGCGACGCTGACCGAGAAACAGCGACGCATCCTCACGTACCTCCGGGAGCGAGCCGACTCACGGACGTACTTTAAATCGCGACTCATCGCCGAGGACCTCGGCCTGTCCGCAAAGGAGGTCGGCGCGAACCTCCGAACGGTTCGCGAGGCGAACACGGACCTGTCGATCGAGAAGTGGGGATACTCCTCCGGGACGACCTGGATGGTCGAACGCTAA
- the pyk gene encoding pyruvate kinase: MRNAKIVCTLGPASDDVETIRALADAGMSVARLNASHGTTDHRREVIERVRAVDDETDSPIAVMVDLQGPEVRTAETDQPVVLEAGTDVRFAPGETVTPTAVGLSHSIAAAEAGDTVLLDDGRIEATVRRVESDGTVVATVDSGGELGSRKGVNLPGVAIDVDLVTPGDEQELELAAAANADFVAASFVRDAADVYTIADHLDASGGGDVPILAKIERAGAVENLAEIVDAADGVMVARGDLGVECPLEDVPMIQKRIIRICVDAGVPVITATEMLDSMVHSRRPTRAEASDVANAVLDGTDAVMLSGETAVGDHPVRVVETMDRIIRQVEGSDEYAETRDQRVPTADEDSRTEALARSARYLARDVGATAIVAVSESGYTARKTAMFRPGVPVVATTPTDRVRRQLALSWGVNPQYADYAADIEHVLDNAVDAAMDAGVADSGDTLVVLSGMMTEIEGTDTANTLKVHVAAETIATGKPVVSGRAAGPVVRVPDGDLSTLSTDAIVALPESFDGEFTGDLSRIAGVIGERPGMTGYPAVIARELGVPMVSGVTLPRDVADGDVVTVDGERGVVYEGDVTPETRRR, from the coding sequence ATGCGAAACGCCAAGATCGTCTGTACGCTGGGACCGGCGTCGGACGACGTCGAAACCATCCGCGCGCTCGCTGACGCGGGGATGTCGGTCGCCCGGCTCAACGCGAGCCACGGCACCACGGACCATCGAAGAGAGGTCATCGAACGGGTCCGCGCGGTCGACGATGAGACCGACTCCCCGATCGCGGTGATGGTCGACCTCCAGGGGCCGGAGGTCCGAACCGCCGAGACCGACCAGCCGGTGGTCCTCGAGGCCGGGACCGACGTCCGGTTCGCTCCGGGCGAGACCGTGACGCCGACCGCGGTCGGGCTGTCACACTCGATCGCGGCCGCGGAGGCGGGGGACACGGTCCTGCTCGACGACGGCCGGATCGAGGCGACCGTCCGGCGGGTGGAGTCGGACGGCACCGTCGTCGCCACCGTCGACTCCGGCGGCGAGCTGGGCTCCCGGAAGGGGGTCAACCTCCCGGGCGTCGCCATCGACGTCGACCTCGTCACGCCGGGCGACGAGCAGGAGCTCGAGCTCGCGGCCGCGGCGAACGCCGACTTCGTGGCCGCCTCCTTCGTACGCGACGCTGCCGACGTGTACACGATCGCCGACCACCTGGACGCGTCCGGGGGCGGCGACGTCCCGATCCTCGCGAAGATCGAGCGGGCCGGTGCCGTCGAGAACCTCGCCGAGATCGTCGACGCCGCCGACGGCGTGATGGTCGCCCGCGGCGACCTCGGCGTCGAGTGTCCGCTCGAGGACGTGCCGATGATCCAAAAGCGGATCATCCGAATCTGCGTCGACGCCGGCGTGCCGGTCATCACCGCGACCGAGATGCTCGACTCGATGGTTCACTCCCGTCGGCCGACGCGGGCGGAGGCCTCCGACGTCGCCAACGCCGTGCTCGACGGCACCGACGCGGTGATGCTCTCCGGGGAGACCGCCGTCGGCGACCATCCGGTCCGCGTCGTCGAGACGATGGACCGGATCATCCGGCAAGTCGAGGGAAGCGACGAATACGCCGAAACCCGGGACCAGCGCGTTCCCACGGCCGACGAGGACTCCCGGACCGAGGCGCTCGCCCGCTCGGCGCGGTACCTCGCGCGCGACGTCGGCGCGACCGCGATCGTCGCCGTCTCCGAGTCGGGCTACACGGCCCGAAAAACCGCGATGTTCCGTCCGGGGGTGCCGGTCGTCGCGACGACCCCGACCGATCGGGTTCGCCGGCAACTGGCGCTCTCGTGGGGCGTCAACCCGCAGTACGCCGACTACGCGGCCGACATCGAGCACGTGCTCGACAACGCCGTGGACGCCGCGATGGACGCCGGCGTCGCGGACTCGGGCGACACGCTGGTCGTGCTCTCCGGGATGATGACCGAGATCGAGGGGACCGACACGGCGAACACCCTGAAGGTTCACGTCGCCGCCGAGACGATCGCCACGGGCAAGCCGGTCGTGAGCGGCCGGGCCGCCGGGCCGGTCGTCAGGGTGCCCGACGGCGACCTCTCGACCCTGTCGACCGACGCGATCGTCGCTCTACCGGAGTCGTTCGACGGCGAGTTCACCGGCGACCTCTCCCGGATCGCGGGCGTCATCGGAGAACGGCCGGGAATGACCGGGTATCCAGCGGTCATCGCCCGCGAGCTCGGCGTCCCGATGGTCTCGGGCGTCACGCTCCCGCGGGACGTGGCCGACGGCGACGTGGTGACCGTCGACGGCGAACGGGGCGTGGTCTACGAGGGCGACGTCACTCCCGAGACCCGGCGTCGGTAG
- a CDS encoding threonine synthase, with the protein MPTLACYACGETVEAPAPPRCSCGEPRWYETDSAVAEFEWPIDLAAGTWAFADLLPVAPPADGLATASGGTPLVRTPALDEYAGAAVSVADEGRNPTGSFKDRGTAVGIEIALAEGADAVGTVSHGNMAMSVAAHAAAAGLECTVCVPDDISAERIRNIGRYDPRILRIDGDYGRLYYDAIEAGAERGIRFINSDSPGRVAGQKTTVLEALDQHRRRTGELPDAIVLPSSSGGHASGAYKGLSDLRAAGLIDPDAEPGAADAMPRLYLVQAAACAPIAEAAARGAETVERGDPSDRGETIAYSIANPDPPSGTRALYGARETGGTAIAVPDDAIREAKRRLATAAGLTVEASSATSLAGARRLAREGEIDADESVVCIATGSGFKESVGDPDDVRTETVTLEAFPDAL; encoded by the coding sequence ATGCCGACGCTCGCGTGTTACGCCTGTGGCGAGACGGTCGAAGCGCCCGCACCCCCCCGCTGTTCCTGCGGCGAGCCACGGTGGTACGAGACCGACTCGGCCGTCGCCGAGTTCGAGTGGCCCATCGACCTCGCGGCCGGAACGTGGGCGTTCGCGGACCTGTTGCCGGTCGCCCCGCCCGCGGACGGACTCGCGACCGCCAGCGGGGGAACGCCGCTCGTTCGAACTCCCGCGCTCGACGAGTACGCGGGAGCGGCCGTCTCGGTCGCGGACGAGGGGCGGAACCCGACCGGCTCGTTCAAGGACCGCGGTACCGCGGTCGGGATCGAGATCGCCCTGGCGGAGGGCGCCGACGCGGTCGGGACCGTCTCGCACGGGAACATGGCGATGTCCGTCGCGGCCCACGCCGCGGCCGCCGGTCTCGAGTGTACCGTCTGCGTCCCGGACGACATCTCGGCGGAACGGATCCGGAACATCGGACGATACGACCCACGAATCCTCCGGATCGACGGCGACTACGGCCGGCTCTACTACGACGCGATCGAGGCGGGGGCCGAACGGGGGATCCGGTTCATCAACTCGGACTCGCCGGGACGCGTCGCCGGCCAGAAGACGACGGTGCTGGAGGCGCTCGACCAGCATCGTCGGCGAACCGGCGAGCTCCCGGACGCGATCGTTCTCCCGAGCTCCTCCGGCGGTCACGCCAGCGGCGCTTATAAAGGACTCTCGGATCTCCGGGCGGCCGGACTGATCGATCCGGACGCGGAGCCGGGCGCGGCGGACGCGATGCCCCGGCTCTACCTCGTCCAGGCGGCGGCGTGCGCGCCGATCGCCGAGGCCGCGGCACGCGGGGCGGAGACGGTCGAACGCGGCGACCCCAGCGATCGGGGCGAGACGATCGCGTACTCGATCGCGAACCCCGACCCGCCGAGCGGGACCCGCGCCCTGTACGGCGCCCGCGAGACCGGCGGGACGGCGATCGCCGTCCCGGACGACGCCATCCGCGAGGCGAAACGGCGGCTGGCGACCGCGGCGGGACTCACCGTCGAGGCGTCCTCGGCGACGTCGCTGGCCGGCGCCCGCCGGCTCGCTCGAGAGGGGGAGATCGACGCGGACGAGTCGGTCGTCTGCATCGCCACCGGATCGGGGTTCAAGGAGTCGGTCGGCGACCCGGACGACGTGCGGACGGAGACGGTGACGCTCGAGGCGTTCCCCGACGCCTTATAA
- a CDS encoding HAD family hydrolase — protein MGSVRAALLFDMDGVILSGPGTHPGVYRAAAHDALREFGVDVRTRTGLSDDVGPSEIREAREALEAVRYSPPVDEACSLLGVDRDAWWRARERYASRRTNARVRSGDRPTYPDVDALSSLSADRSLALVTNNRTATAEFVATYCVPDRFDAVIGRKPTIESYRRRKPEPDFLERGVTALETEWEPESGSESGYYVGDRETDVIAARRAGLEAIVIDRPHVDVGKFTVEPDHVIDSLHRIPDVIDDD, from the coding sequence ATGGGATCCGTGAGAGCCGCATTGCTGTTCGATATGGACGGCGTGATCCTGTCGGGACCGGGGACCCATCCCGGAGTCTACCGGGCGGCCGCACACGACGCCCTCCGCGAGTTCGGCGTGGACGTCCGGACGCGAACCGGACTGTCGGATGACGTTGGACCGTCCGAGATCCGGGAAGCCCGTGAGGCGCTCGAGGCGGTCCGATACTCCCCGCCCGTCGACGAGGCGTGCTCGCTCCTTGGCGTGGATCGGGACGCGTGGTGGCGGGCGCGCGAACGATACGCCTCCCGGCGAACCAATGCTCGCGTTCGATCCGGTGATCGACCGACGTATCCGGACGTCGACGCGCTGTCGTCGCTGTCGGCCGACCGGTCGCTCGCACTGGTGACCAACAACCGAACGGCGACCGCGGAGTTCGTCGCGACCTACTGCGTCCCCGATCGGTTCGACGCCGTGATCGGCCGAAAGCCGACGATCGAGTCGTATCGTCGCCGAAAGCCGGAGCCGGATTTCCTGGAGCGCGGGGTCACGGCGCTGGAGACGGAGTGGGAGCCAGAGTCGGGGTCGGAGTCAGGGTACTACGTCGGCGACCGGGAGACCGACGTGATCGCCGCCCGTCGGGCCGGTCTCGAAGCGATCGTGATCGACCGACCACACGTCGATGTCGGGAAGTTCACGGTCGAACCGGACCACGTCATCGACTCCCTCCATCGGATTCCGGACGTCATCGACGACGACTGA
- a CDS encoding peptidase — MASVIPVLLATAGRWVLLVLALVPILAVLAVTIGPLYVADRYRETRDPTRAERARLDELRSAAGLDVEPVAILESGAETDAGTAAAVEIAVRGPPGRRVLFVSETVLEGVDEDLAVALLAAEAGRVETRYTMVRAVGVAGVTTILAAIVTTLVPFDAGFTALAIVGVVSLWAGRRVQYAADARAADRVGASRLADAFERMADRRGVVPERGDWRVWFEVQPPLGDRIDRLRDRDGA; from the coding sequence ATGGCATCCGTCATACCCGTCCTCCTCGCCACTGCGGGACGCTGGGTCCTCCTCGTCCTCGCGCTCGTTCCGATCCTCGCCGTCCTTGCGGTCACCATCGGACCGCTGTACGTCGCCGACAGGTATCGGGAGACGCGGGATCCGACGCGCGCCGAGCGCGCTCGCCTCGACGAACTGCGGTCGGCCGCCGGACTCGACGTCGAGCCGGTCGCGATCCTCGAATCCGGGGCGGAGACGGACGCCGGGACGGCCGCCGCCGTCGAGATCGCGGTTCGCGGTCCGCCCGGGAGACGCGTGTTGTTCGTCTCCGAGACCGTGCTCGAAGGCGTCGACGAGGACCTGGCGGTCGCCCTCCTTGCGGCCGAGGCCGGCCGGGTCGAAACGCGCTACACGATGGTTCGGGCGGTCGGCGTCGCCGGCGTGACGACCATCCTCGCCGCGATCGTCACGACGCTCGTTCCCTTCGATGCGGGGTTCACCGCCCTGGCGATCGTCGGCGTCGTCTCGCTGTGGGCCGGCCGGCGGGTGCAGTACGCCGCCGACGCGCGGGCGGCCGACCGCGTCGGCGCGTCGCGGCTGGCCGACGCCTTCGAGCGAATGGCCGACCGCCGGGGCGTCGTCCCCGAGCGCGGTGACTGGCGGGTCTGGTTCGAGGTTCAGCCGCCCCTCGGCGACCGGATCGACAGGCTTCGGGACCGGGACGGAGCGTGA
- the metG gene encoding methionine--tRNA ligase, whose translation MSHEDFPTDDPAVVTCGLPYANGDLHVGHLRTYVGGDVYARALERLGQQTAFVSGSDMHGTPVAVNAEREGVSPEDFALEWHERYAETFPKFNVDFDNYGHTHDETNTEITRELVRELDERGHVYEKEIMVAYDPVDDQYLPDRYVEGTCPYCGAQARGDECDEGCQRHLEPGEIEDPVSTISGNPAEYRERTHKFFAVSEFADYLSEFLDRLEGTSNARNQPREWIEQGLQDWCITRDMDWGIDYPSDDDGTTDADETDADETDAADLVLYVWVDAPIEYISSTKQYADRVGADVFDWEAAWKADADHDGGQVVHVIGRDIIQHHTIFWPAMLHATDHVEPRAVMASGFVTLGGKGFSTSRDRAVWADEYLEEGFHPDLLRYYLATNGGFQQDVDFSWERFRERVNAELVGTIGNFLYRSLLFAHRNYDGAPADVEGASEEVAAAIDEAVADVAAAVNDYSIRDLGDAVTALAGFGNEYIQRNEPWALVDDDPDAAAQVIYDCVQIAKAIAVLFEPIAPEKCERLWAQLGEDGSVHDVTVEAATEPPAGAFGEPDELFAKIPEERVEELNEKLEARVAEATDEDAADGEDADGDGSAADDASADDASADETAADAADDEGNDAASDLEPLAEERIGFGEFEDLDLRVGQIVSAEGIEGADKLARLEVDLGVEARQIVAGIKQLHDLESLPGTRVIVLANLERAELFGVESNGMVLAAGEEADLLTTHGDAEPGTQVK comes from the coding sequence ATGAGCCACGAAGACTTCCCCACGGACGACCCCGCGGTGGTGACCTGCGGGTTGCCCTACGCCAACGGCGACCTCCACGTGGGCCACCTCCGTACCTACGTGGGCGGCGACGTCTACGCCCGCGCACTCGAACGACTCGGCCAGCAAACGGCGTTCGTCAGCGGTTCGGATATGCACGGCACGCCGGTCGCCGTCAACGCCGAACGGGAGGGCGTCTCCCCCGAGGACTTCGCCCTCGAGTGGCACGAGCGGTACGCCGAGACGTTCCCGAAGTTCAACGTCGACTTCGACAACTACGGCCACACCCACGACGAGACGAACACCGAGATCACCCGCGAGCTCGTCCGGGAACTCGACGAGCGCGGCCACGTCTACGAGAAGGAGATCATGGTCGCGTACGACCCCGTCGACGACCAGTACCTCCCGGACCGATACGTCGAGGGGACCTGTCCCTACTGCGGGGCCCAGGCGCGCGGCGACGAGTGCGACGAGGGCTGCCAGCGCCACCTCGAGCCCGGCGAGATCGAGGACCCCGTCTCGACGATCAGCGGGAACCCCGCGGAGTACCGCGAACGAACCCACAAGTTCTTCGCGGTCTCCGAGTTCGCCGACTACCTCTCGGAGTTCCTCGACCGGCTCGAGGGGACCTCGAACGCCCGTAACCAGCCCCGGGAGTGGATCGAGCAGGGCCTCCAGGACTGGTGTATCACCCGCGACATGGACTGGGGCATCGACTACCCGTCCGACGACGACGGGACTACCGACGCCGACGAGACCGACGCCGACGAGACCGACGCCGCCGACCTCGTCCTCTACGTCTGGGTCGACGCGCCGATCGAGTACATCTCCTCGACGAAGCAGTACGCCGACCGGGTCGGCGCGGACGTCTTCGACTGGGAGGCCGCCTGGAAAGCCGACGCCGACCACGACGGCGGCCAGGTCGTCCACGTGATCGGTCGCGACATCATCCAGCACCACACGATCTTCTGGCCCGCGATGTTGCACGCCACCGACCACGTCGAGCCCCGGGCCGTGATGGCTTCCGGCTTCGTCACCCTCGGCGGCAAGGGCTTCTCGACGAGCCGCGACCGGGCGGTCTGGGCCGACGAATACCTCGAGGAGGGCTTCCATCCGGACCTGCTGCGGTATTACCTCGCGACGAACGGCGGCTTCCAGCAGGACGTCGACTTCTCCTGGGAGCGGTTCCGCGAGCGTGTGAACGCCGAGCTGGTGGGCACGATCGGCAACTTCCTCTACCGGTCGCTGCTGTTCGCCCACCGCAACTACGACGGCGCCCCCGCCGACGTCGAGGGCGCAAGCGAGGAGGTCGCGGCGGCGATCGACGAGGCCGTCGCCGACGTGGCCGCGGCGGTCAACGACTACTCGATCCGGGATCTCGGCGACGCGGTCACCGCCCTCGCCGGGTTCGGCAACGAGTACATCCAGCGCAACGAGCCGTGGGCGCTCGTCGACGACGACCCCGACGCCGCCGCGCAGGTCATCTACGACTGCGTCCAGATCGCGAAGGCGATCGCCGTTCTCTTCGAGCCGATCGCCCCCGAGAAGTGCGAGCGGCTCTGGGCCCAGCTCGGCGAGGACGGCTCCGTCCACGACGTCACCGTCGAGGCGGCGACGGAACCGCCCGCGGGTGCCTTCGGCGAGCCCGACGAGCTCTTCGCGAAGATCCCCGAGGAGCGCGTCGAGGAGCTGAACGAGAAGCTCGAGGCCCGCGTCGCCGAAGCCACGGACGAGGACGCTGCCGACGGCGAGGATGCGGACGGAGACGGCTCCGCCGCCGACGATGCCAGCGCCGACGATGCCAGCGCCGACGAGACTGCCGCTGACGCCGCCGACGACGAGGGTAACGACGCCGCGAGCGACCTCGAACCCCTGGCCGAGGAACGGATCGGCTTCGGAGAGTTCGAGGATCTCGACCTCCGGGTCGGCCAGATCGTCTCCGCCGAGGGGATCGAGGGCGCCGATAAGCTCGCGCGTCTCGAGGTCGATCTGGGGGTCGAGGCGCGCCAGATCGTGGCGGGAATCAAGCAGCTCCACGACCTCGAGTCGCTCCCGGGGACGCGCGTGATCGTGCTCGCGAACCTGGAGCGCGCGGAGCTGTTCGGCGTCGAGTCGAACGGGATGGTGCTCGCCGCGGGCGAGGAGGCCGACCTCCTCACGACCCACGGCGACGCCGAGCCCGGAACGCAGGTCAAGTAG
- a CDS encoding DUF7312 domain-containing protein, whose product MSRSDGGRGHASSAAEEGDDPEEEPEWRFAIDDVGPDGIVEETTPAEEPIEPEPIDPVHAVFVALGVVITVGLLATAL is encoded by the coding sequence ATGAGCCGGAGCGACGGCGGACGAGGACACGCGAGTTCGGCGGCCGAGGAGGGGGACGATCCCGAGGAGGAGCCCGAGTGGCGGTTTGCGATCGACGACGTCGGTCCCGATGGGATCGTCGAGGAGACGACCCCGGCCGAGGAGCCGATCGAGCCGGAGCCGATCGATCCCGTTCACGCCGTCTTCGTCGCCCTCGGCGTCGTCATCACGGTCGGGCTGCTCGCGACGGCGCTGTGA
- a CDS encoding SPFH domain-containing protein has product METLALQSVFGLAPIGFLFLLLVVVVVWQSVEIVDAYEKKALTVFGEYRQLLEPGINVIPPFVSRTYPFDMRTQTLDVPRQEAITRDNSPVTADAVVYIKVMDAKKAFLEVDDYKKAVSNLAQTTLRAVLGDMELDDTLNKRQEINAKIRKELDEPTDEWGIRVESVEVREVNPSKDVQQAMEQQTSAERRRRAMILEAQGERRSAVEQAEGDKQSNIIRAQGEKQSQILEAQGDAISTVLRAKSSEAMGERAIIERGMETLEAIGQGESTTFVLPQELTSLVGRYGKHLSGSDAATDAEPLDALEFDAETRQLLGLDDIDEILGQIDEAAEMNVEELEQEAEAIKSGDTGSIRSADEVIQEMDEEAPADVETERE; this is encoded by the coding sequence ATGGAAACACTGGCCCTCCAGTCGGTCTTCGGGCTCGCGCCGATCGGCTTCCTATTCCTGTTGTTGGTGGTCGTGGTCGTCTGGCAGTCCGTCGAGATCGTCGACGCCTACGAGAAGAAGGCGCTCACGGTCTTCGGGGAGTACAGGCAGCTGCTGGAGCCCGGGATCAACGTCATTCCGCCGTTCGTCTCGCGGACCTATCCCTTCGATATGCGGACCCAAACCCTCGACGTCCCGCGCCAGGAGGCGATCACCCGGGACAACTCGCCGGTGACCGCCGACGCCGTCGTCTACATCAAGGTGATGGACGCCAAGAAGGCCTTCCTGGAGGTCGACGACTACAAGAAGGCCGTCTCGAACCTCGCCCAGACGACGCTGCGCGCCGTCCTCGGCGACATGGAGCTCGACGACACCCTGAACAAACGCCAGGAGATCAACGCGAAGATCCGCAAGGAGCTCGACGAGCCCACCGACGAGTGGGGGATCCGCGTCGAGAGCGTCGAGGTCCGGGAGGTCAATCCCTCCAAGGACGTCCAGCAGGCGATGGAGCAGCAGACCTCCGCCGAGCGCCGCCGCCGCGCGATGATCCTCGAGGCGCAGGGTGAACGCCGCTCCGCGGTCGAGCAGGCCGAGGGTGACAAGCAGTCGAACATCATCCGTGCGCAGGGTGAAAAGCAGAGCCAGATCCTCGAGGCACAGGGTGACGCGATCTCCACGGTCCTCCGCGCGAAATCCTCGGAGGCGATGGGCGAGCGCGCGATCATCGAACGCGGGATGGAGACGCTGGAGGCGATCGGCCAGGGCGAGTCGACGACGTTCGTCCTTCCCCAGGAGCTCACGAGCCTCGTCGGCCGGTACGGCAAACACCTCTCCGGCTCCGACGCCGCGACCGACGCCGAGCCCCTCGACGCCCTGGAGTTCGACGCCGAGACCCGGCAGCTGCTCGGACTCGACGACATCGACGAGATCCTCGGCCAGATCGACGAGGCCGCGGAGATGAACGTCGAGGAGCTCGAACAGGAGGCGGAAGCCATCAAGTCGGGCGACACGGGCAGCATCAGGTCGGCCGACGAGGTCATCCAGGAGATGGACGAGGAGGCCCCGGCGGACGTCGAAACCGAACGAGAGTAG
- a CDS encoding winged helix-turn-helix transcriptional regulator: MSDGVDERKRRTLRRFAAIGAAGPLVGGARAASEADSGRDAETSSGSRDRPETNETREAIRGYVATTPGAHFSKLRDDLRLGTGETQYHLRKLVDASAIETTKDGEFRRYFPADRFDAVEKRALGALRRDTPRGIVLHLLREPTATGSRIAEALDVSRPTISAAAGDLEDAGLLDRTDGYELRSPERLITLVVRYADSFGPDARSFADDAAAYVRYDPK, translated from the coding sequence GTGAGTGACGGCGTCGACGAACGGAAACGGCGGACGCTCCGGCGCTTTGCCGCCATCGGAGCTGCCGGCCCGCTCGTCGGCGGCGCACGCGCGGCATCCGAGGCGGACTCGGGTCGCGACGCCGAGACGTCGTCGGGGAGCCGCGATCGGCCCGAGACGAACGAAACCCGCGAGGCGATCCGCGGATACGTCGCCACGACTCCCGGTGCGCACTTCTCGAAGCTTCGCGACGACCTCCGGCTCGGAACCGGCGAGACGCAGTACCACCTCCGGAAGCTGGTCGATGCGTCGGCCATCGAAACGACGAAGGACGGCGAGTTCCGCCGCTACTTTCCGGCTGACCGCTTCGATGCGGTAGAGAAGCGAGCGCTCGGCGCCCTCAGACGCGACACGCCCCGCGGCATCGTCCTCCACCTGCTCCGGGAACCGACCGCGACCGGCTCCCGAATCGCCGAGGCGCTCGACGTCTCCAGACCGACGATCAGCGCTGCTGCCGGCGATCTCGAGGACGCCGGTCTCCTCGACCGGACCGACGGCTACGAGCTTCGGTCGCCCGAGCGCCTCATCACGCTCGTGGTTCGGTACGCCGACTCGTTCGGCCCCGATGCGAGGTCGTTTGCCGACGACGCGGCCGCGTACGTCCGCTATGACCCGAAGTAA
- a CDS encoding NfeD family protein — translation MELLFQAGVLDPGTLPMLLVVAGLLLSVAEAIAPGANFIVVGASLLGAGLVGLAFAPLASPFALGLLVLVFGAIAFYAYHEFDVYGGKGQPQTRDSGSLTGQTGRVTERVTETDGQVKLDQGGFNPHYSARSVDGEIPEGTEVIVVDPGGGNVLTVESLAGVEDDIDRALAADRSPTGTGNAANAIDATDTVEDDADATETERA, via the coding sequence ATGGAACTCCTGTTCCAGGCCGGCGTTCTCGACCCGGGAACCCTGCCGATGCTGCTCGTGGTCGCGGGGCTGCTGTTGTCGGTCGCGGAGGCGATCGCCCCCGGCGCGAACTTCATCGTGGTCGGGGCGTCCCTGCTCGGCGCGGGACTCGTCGGGCTCGCGTTCGCGCCCCTCGCGAGCCCGTTCGCCCTCGGCCTGCTGGTGCTCGTGTTCGGCGCGATCGCCTTCTACGCCTACCACGAGTTCGACGTCTACGGCGGCAAGGGCCAACCGCAGACGCGAGACAGCGGGTCGCTCACCGGGCAGACCGGCCGGGTGACCGAGCGCGTCACCGAGACGGACGGACAGGTCAAACTCGATCAGGGTGGGTTTAACCCCCACTACTCCGCCCGTTCGGTCGACGGCGAGATTCCGGAGGGAACCGAGGTGATCGTCGTCGATCCCGGCGGCGGAAACGTCCTCACCGTCGAGTCGCTCGCGGGCGTCGAGGACGACATCGACCGCGCGCTGGCGGCCGACCGGAGCCCGACTGGAACGGGAAACGCGGCGAACGCGATCGATGCGACCGATACGGTCGAGGACGACGCCGACGCCACCGAAACCGAACGCGCGTGA